The proteins below come from a single Cannabis sativa cultivar Pink pepper isolate KNU-18-1 chromosome 3, ASM2916894v1, whole genome shotgun sequence genomic window:
- the LOC115711435 gene encoding G-type lectin S-receptor-like serine/threonine-protein kinase At4g27290, which translates to MMGICSLMFIVCFFNSFSFLVTSSTVVDSIRPSNFMRENTTLVSKEGNFELGFFSPGNSKNRYLGIWYKNIPVQTFIWVANRCKPINDSSGSLTINDKGELVLLGQNQSVMWSTNSLKPPQQPLVQLLDNGNLVLRDEKDENTENYLWESFDYPTDTTVPGMKLGWDLRRNLTRRLAAWKSFDDPCNGDFTYGIELNQQQHTYPEPMILKGSSKFYRTGPWNGISFSGSPDLRPNPLFDYAFVYNDDEVYYIYYLKDKSVISRIVMNQTTSVRQRMVWIQAERIWKPYNSVPRDQCDNYGFCGPNSECVITNNPVCQCLKGFKPKDEENWKAMYWSEGCVRDSPPNNCHEKAKDGFLRFSGLKVPDTQYTWVNKSVNLRECRAKCLSNCSCTAYTNSDIKQGIGCVLWFGDLYDIRQFSSGGQDLFIRVSASEIEKARVGRKVKKAVLVLAIIVALVGGLILAGFYIRRRHNLFEENAETNVIINRDECQEDDLELPLFSLHTIRTATNNFSQNSKLGEGGFGPVYRGMLEGGQEFAVKRLSMWSGQGDNEFKNEVKLIARLQHRNLVKILGCCIQGHEKLLIYEYMPNKSLDYFIFDQRQGRMLDWPKRFQIICGIAKGLLYLHHDSRLRIIHRDLKASNVLLDEEMNPKISDFGLARTFGGDQLEGNTSKVVGTYGYMAPEYAFDGLFSIKSDVFSFGILLLEIISGKRSRGYYYENNGLTLIGFAWTLMKEGKANKLIDKCLRDSYENSEEALRCIHIGLLCVQQSPIDRPNMSSVVVMLSGESVLPQPKPPGYFSETDMLEGDDQSGLRKFLSSSSKCDMTISVVGPR; encoded by the exons ATGATGGGGATCTGTTCTTTAATGTTTATAGTTTGCTTTTTCAACTCCTTTTCATTTTTAGTAACTTCTTCTACGGTAGTTGATAGCATTagaccatcaaattttatgagagaGAACACAACTTTGGTTTCCAAAGAAGGAAACTTTGAACTGGGATTTTTTAGTCCAGGCAATTCAAAGAATCGTTATCTGGGAATTTGGTATAAGAACATCCCAGTTCAAACTTTTATTTGGGTTGCAAACAGGTGTAAACCCATCAACGATTCATCTGGCTCATTGACTATAAACGATAAAGGAGAACTTGTGCTTTTGGGGCAGAATCAGAGTGTGATGTGGTCAACCAATTCATTGAAACCACCACAACAACCATTGGTGCAGCTTTTGGATAACGGTAATTTGGTTTTGAGGGATGAGAAAGATGAGAATACAGAGAATTATTTGTGGGAAAGTTTTGATTATCCAACCGATACTACTGTGCCCGGAATGAAATTGGGATGGGACTTGAGGAGAAATCTCACAAGGCGTTTAGCAGCATGGAAGAGTTTCGATGACCCTTGTAATGGAGATTTCACTTATGGGATTGAGCTTAATCAGCAACAACATACGTACCCTGAACCAATGATCTTAAAAGGGTCTTCAAAATTTTATCGAACTGGCCCTTGGAATGGCATAAGTTTCAGTGGAAGTCCTGACTTGAGACCAAACCCGCTTTTCGATTACGCGTTTGTGTACAATGATGATGAAGTTTACTACATTTATTACCTCAAAGACAAGTCGGTCATATCAAGAATTGTGATGAATCAAACAACAAGTGTTCGTCAACGCATGGTTTGGATACAAGCAGAGAGAATTTGGAAGCCTTATAACTCAGTTCCAAGGGACCAATGTGACAACTATGGCTTCTGTGGACCAAATTCAGAATGTGTCATAACCAATAATCCAGTATGCCAATGTTTGAAGGGTTTTAAGCCAAAGGATGAAGAAAATTGGAAAGCTATGTATTGGTCAGAAGGATGTGTCAGAGATTCTCCTCCTAATAATTGCcatgaaaaagcaaaagatGGCTTCTTAAGATTTTCTGGCTTGAAAGTGCCTGATACTCAATATACTTGGGTGAATAAGAGTGTGAATCTAAGGGAGTGTAGAGCTAAATGCTTGAGCAATTGCTCTTGCACTGCTTATACAAACTCAGATATTAAACAAGGCATTGGTTGTGTGCTTTGGTTTGGAGATTTATATGATATTAGACAGTTTTCATCAGGTGGACAAGATCTTTTCATTCGAGTGTCAGCATCAGAAATAG AAAAAGCAAGAGTTGGTCGTAAGGTGAAGAAAGCTGTGTTAGTATTGGCTATAATCGTTGCATTAGTTGGTGGGTTAATTTTAGCTGGCTTTTACATTCGCAGGAGGCACAACTTATTTGAAG AAAATGCAGAGACAAATGTTATTATAAATAGGGATGAATGCCAAGAAGATGACTTGGAGCTCCCATTGTTCAGTCTACATACAATTCGTACTGCCACTAATAATTTCTCACAGAATAGTAAGCTTGGAGAAGGTGGTTTCGGACCAGTATACAGA GGAATGTTAGAAGGAGGACAAGAATTTGCTGTGAAGAGACTATCAATGTGGTCTGGACAAGGAGACAATGAGTTCAAAAATGAAGTTAAACTAATTGCCCGACTTCAACATCGAAATCTTGTAAAAATTCTTGGTTGTTGCATTCAAGGACATGAGAAATTGTTAATTTATGAGTATATGCCCAACAAAAGCCTTGACTATTTCATCTTTG ATCAAAGACAAGGTAGGATGTTAGATTGGCCTAAGCGCTTCCAAATAATATGTGGAATTGCTAAAGGGCTTCTATATCTGCATCACGATTCAAGATTGAGAATTATCCATCGAGATCTCAAAGCTAGTAATGTGCTACTCGATGAAGAAATGAATCCCAAAATTTCAGATTTCGGCTTAGCTAGAACTTTTGGTGGTGACCAATTAGAAGGAAACACAAGCAAAGTAGTAGGAACTTA TGGTTATATGGCTCCAGAATATGCATTCGATGGCCTATTCTCAATAAAATCCGACGTGTTTAGTTTTGGCATATTGTTACTAGAGATTATAAGTGGAAAGAGAAGTAGAGGTTATTACTATGAAAACAATGGCCTTACTCTCATTGGATTT GCATGGACATTGATGAAGGAGGGCAAGGCAAATAAGCTTATTGACAAGTGCTTAAGGGACTCATACGAAAACAGTGAAGAAGCATTGCGTTGCATCCATATTGGTCTATTGTGTGTGCAACAAAGTCCTATTGATAGACCTAATATGTCTTCAGTTGTTGTAATGCTGAGTGGTGAGAGTGTATTGCCTCAGCCCAAACCACCAGGCTATTTTTCTGAGACGGATATGTTGGAAGGAGATGATCAATCTGGATTAAGAAAGTTTCTATCATCGTCTTCAAAATGTGATATGACCATATCAGTTGTCGGGCCACGATAA